The sequence aaggacatctagtttctaggtgttggaaacaattagaggctttagagggAGCCATGTAGCGGCATCACATCTTGTCACCTCAGGCggcttctccttccacagggaaaggtcatgctctcacttctcgagcttcgacctatgggtccacttggatttagATTCTGgcgcttctcaccatatgactcacactcaacagttggttacttctcttgcctcttatggcaattcacagattgcagtgggtgactcagttcatcttccaatcttgggttcaggttctatctctttggatgggggtactctacaggatgttctggttgtccttgacatctcgatgaacctcctatccatttataagatttgccattctggctctggtaagatagttgagttctcaccacatgatgtggttattcgggacctccatgactctgatttggttgcgGCTACTTGGAGTGTTGATACAACATCTCATCTTTACAGATTTGATGTATTTGAACCCTCTGCGGgtgcaggttcatctcttataacacatgtagattcagtgtgtaagctttggcatgagcgcttgggccatgtcaattatagatatcttcagcagatgagtacacaggcagttgttcttgggctcccacatatTTCCTGCACTagtggtgtttgtcatggttgtgtgcttgaaaagcatcacagggatccctttccgaagggaagagcccctcgtgctttggcacctttggagttgattcacagtgacctcatgtcattccctactccttcTTTTTCTGGgacaagtatgtactcacttttattgatgacttctccagatgcacatgggtgtactttcttaagtacaagtcttatgtctttgattcatttcaaatcttcaagacatttgtagagaagcagtttggttgttctatttggcggatacatacagataatggggaggagtatgtgaatcaggcttttagagatttttgcactgagcatggtttgcaacgtcaatttactattccctacacccctcaacagaatggtgtctcTGAGTGAAAGAAcataactttacgggagatggtgaattgtatgattcggtccaagtccatggattcgtctttttgggctgaggcagtcaattgtgccaactacattcaaaattagatgcctcacaaggcgatttgacatatgactcctgaggaggcttggtctcatgacaagcctgatgtttcttttttccgagtatttggtagtgaggcatgggaatttattcctgatgctcagaggaaagcaatggagcggaagagccgacccctcatttttgttggctactgtgaggatgttaaggcgtacaggttgtttgatcctgattccaaagaggtcctatttggacgggatgttcagtttgatgagcaccttcccacagtggataccctatctccagtgtctactcctctgcctactcctcccactgcatctcttcaggattattttgaggatgattctgatgatgctgctaatgatccaccatccccacctccacctgctccaactcatatgcccaagtgggctcgctttactgttGAGGCGGCAGGATCTTTGGCCagtgatcctttagatactcgtcacacccgttctcatactgtgggttctagtctattgattcatgccatttcagatgatccttagaagttttcagaggctataaggtaccctgagtgggattgtgctatggagtaggagtattcttctttgctgaggaataatacttgggatctttgtcctcttcctaagggtagaaagatggttcGGTGTCattggttgtatcacactaagtatgctgttgatggtttgattgataagtacaaagcacgtcttgttgcgaagggtttctcgcaggttgagggtattgattactccgagacattttcccttgtcgccaagatgaactgtattcactttgtactctcccttgcagcttctaggggatggcccatttttcggatggatgtgaagagtgctttcttgcatggggacctacaggaggaaatctatatggagaagcctcagggatttgtgcaggacagttctttggtttgcagacttcgacgttcattgtatggtctcaaataggcccctcgggcttggtatgagaagattgactctttcttgctctccactagtttcacccactgtcattctgatcacacagtgtacattcaacttcttgagggcgagatcctgattcttgtgctatatgttgatgatctcctcatcacaagtagctcatcatctatgattcaacatgttcaatgagctttgatggaccagtttgagatgacagatcttggtcttctgcactattttcttggtcttcaggtgattcagtcttttgatggaatctacatttaccagcagaagtatgctcttgacatgcttcaacactttggcatgcttgattgcaagccttctcccactccttttcaatcaggggttgttttgattactacatgctccactccttcagtagattctacactttacagacagttggttggtagtttgttgtacctgatgcacactcgtcctgatctttcctttgtgcttggccttgtctcttgattctcccatgatcctcatgagagtcattggaaagatgccaaatgtattttgtggtATATTCGAGGCACTATTTATCATGGCATTCACTAAAcattaggggaacctcacattgttggctacactcagattgggctggtgatgtcaccgatcgaaagtctacttttggctttgttttctatcttggctctggtcctatcacatggtcttgcaactaatagactactcatgcattatcatctacaaaggctgagtactAAGCTACTGTGCTCGCCagttaggagatcttatggctttgatggttgatgactgagtttggttttcctcctgatagtcccactattctttggtgtgacaatcagagtgctatttatatttctcgcaacccagtagagcatcagcggatgaagcacattgagcttcacatgcatttcatcgaccagttgattcaggatggttctctcattctggagtacattcccattgCTGAGcgggttgcagacatcttcacgaaaccttttgcatcaccgcgctatcttcagttgcgctctattcttggggtgaaggaagttgtccttggggggtcgttatgaggccttccttccttcttatttcttttagcatgttcttttatctctttttggagaggagttttttcccattgggttttctcctttttctccgtttcatagagatttcattatatttgggtacttgatcaggccttgttgctgggacccatctttcctgctttcagtagttgttctaggttttagcttctccctaagtctagcttaaggggggggggggtgttagagtaatcgggtctttagcTGATTAATTAAACAAGACTTGTTTAAATTAATTAAGTtccatttatctcttttacacttaagctaacattaggtgcataataattaattcttttattaattattatgtgcaatcctaggttttcccttttagggtttcttgacctattagaggttaattttcttttctttgtatcattatcacattacacatttttggtgaatattgagctctcatctttttgagcattcttctgtgtatttgtttttctttgttgcttccttgcttctccttgtaacaggtttatttcagcttgcagagatcatttgggctcctgtggtgttataTTTATCAACTCTCATAGGAACATCATGTGTGGTGCCAATTAGATCTATAAGTCAAGAAAATGTTCCGCAacagaagaaatctccaactagccgaTAATCTCAAACTGCTTGAGGAACCAAGAAACAGACAATTCAGAAGAAATAACTTTTCCGGGAAAAAggtccaaatgaactgaaaatatagAACAAGGAACAAGAAAAAGTCTAAAAGCCAAAAATTGAATCTGCAATGGAAAATGAACAAATACCATAGAATGTTGAAAGAACCACAGAAACCACAACACAGAACTGAACatgaacaaaactgaaaacaattttttttttttggttgatgcaagattgctcattgatcgAGGATTCTCCTACATCAACATGCTTAGCTTATTATTTTCTCTTAGAGATTTCGGGAGCTTCTAGCTTTCAGTTTCATGCCCTAGGACAAAAAACCCTTGGGTTCTTTGGATTGGACGAAAACCCAATTCCATTTAATGGCGGATTCACTTCAGAATTCACATTGTGCTTCATTGATCAATGCCCTATTTTTTTGGTGTGAAGTTTCCAAGTACTTGGATGAAGATTTTATGTTATTTTTGGAATCTTTCTATAGTGATATGACTGCTATAGTACTAATACTTTCTATAGTGACACGACTGCTATAGTTTCGTACTTCCTATAGTACCCACTAGTACAATGTTTGTACTACTACAATACTAGGTTTTAATTTGTTGTTTTAGCAATCTGGTATTTGCAAATAAGGTATTTTTTGGTGTGAGCTTGCATATTAAATGTAGAACAATAGTCTTGGTTATTTTCTAGGTCAATCTAGAGGGGCAAAGGATGTTGTAGTAGATATTTCAAGGTTGTTGTAGATATAAAGAAGCCACAATAGTACTAAGAAAATAATTGTAGATCCTAAACATGACCTTAGAGGGTGCAAATAAGTTATAGTAGTACTTAGAAAACAATTGCAAACCCTAAACATGACCTTGAAAGGTGTAAAGAAGCCACAACAATTTTTAGAAAATAATTGCAGGCCATGAATGCAACTTGGGAAGGCGTGAAGGGAAGGTGGAACTTGTAGAAGCACTCTATATTGTTGAAAGTTCAATATGAGTAATGATGCTAGTATATTGCCTATGTTTTGGCTGCCTTAAGATGTAAAAAAATTCTCATTTACGATTTGTAGTTTGCAAGTAATAAGAGTTCAGTCCCATATCTTTCAATATAAATGTTCTTCCTTTATACTTTGTGAGGGTCTCAATGTTCACATGCAATTTGAAAGTTTGTTGTGGACAACATAGTATTTATTTCTGCTATGTAATGTTTGACATTGTTCATGTGAAATCCTACAATAAACCTTAAACAAACAAACATTGTCCTCTTGCAATTGAAAATAATAACTAAATACACTTGCTAgcaaactatttgacataatgtctTAATGCTAAGTATTGattgaaattgaaaaaagaaaagaaaaatcaaagtcaaaataGGGGTAGCACCTTACAAAACATATCCTTGGATGGCAAAACTTAGTGCATGACCCTAAGGATAGAGTATGTCCTGTAGTTATAACTAGGGAGGTCAAATTCTAGACATAACGAGGCCCAAGATTTTGGTTACCCATCAAGAAGGCTGTCATTAAAACATCTTATGCCTTTAAGAAACCATTTTCTATTAAAACACCCTTGCAAAAGGTTAGGGTCTCTATCTTTATGAAACcaattccaccatatagatctctCACCACATGCATACCATCTTCGACAATGACCCCATTATGTGTGATGAGGCACCTCACCCTTTTCGAAGCTTTCCAAATAGGCTTGAATATATTGGATCCTACAAGGACAACTGGGAAACTACCAACTAAAAAGTAATTAAGGGGAAGAAGCTTACATTCATTGGCTCATTTGGAAATAGATAATTTAATGGAAATTTTGACCAATACTTTCCATTGCTCATCTCCATCCATTACTTTAAAAATCCACTTAGCtgcatagacaaccacttgaagtTTAAGATCTTTCAAACCAAGACCACCTCTCTTCTTATCTATGCAACACAATTTCCATCTTACTGAGTGAGTTTTCTTATCTTCTCCATCATTTAACCAAAGGAAACCCCTGATTTGCTTTTGAATATCATTGATTTGATAACAACTAAGATGAAGGGTGCTCCCCTTATAAACCCAAACACACAACAACAATAGAGAAATAACCAAAAAATCCAAGAAAGAAACACATGCCttctattatctcaatgaaataAAATTACAACATTCCTAAAATAACTTGTCGTAGCCACATGGGCATTCTCATTACAATTATCTACAAACTAGAGCCACAATCTACACTAATAGAATTGTCTTCTGTAGCCCTTGTTCAACCCTTAATATAGCACCTATAATCACCTTAGAATGTTCTATAAAGTGTAACTTTTCCTCTTTGGCACCTAGCGGTCCATCGGTTCATTTTTCCCACCCAAGTGTAATTTCATTGAAACTTGAGTTTTGGTGGCACAACTTCTTAGAGCCATAAGTTTTGACTCAGGCATCTGATTCACTATtataacatattgttggaatgAACACAAAGAGTTCTACAACCAAAAAATACATCGAAGATATTTTTTTCTAGGTTTCAAACCTTTTTAGGGCCTCGAAGgttttcaattttgagttttaaGGTTCATGGGAGAAATTTCTTGGGATGAAAACTTTGATATATTTCAAACCATTCAGGATATTAAGATGATTCTTTCACCAATCTTCTTATTTTTCAATTTCCCTCCATGGGACCAATGTCCTTATAACAAAAAATGAGCAAAAGTCCTAAAAAAtagtatatgaatgtttttggctATTTTTAGCTTCTATAAGTCTTATATAGTGCAACCATCATAACGAGATCaaagaaaactaaagaaaaaccataaaacaaaaggaaaataaaatatttctttttggGTGATATAAGATTGCTAGTACAcgctggatgctcctgcatcaaacactcAAGGTAATTTGAGAAGTGGCCTTGTCATATCTTGGGtgtttagaggaaaaccaaggcaaccAACCTTTTCTTTAGACAACCATGATAAATATTCAGTAGGCCTTACTTTCCACTTGACCAAATACTCCTCATACTACTTATTTCTCGTGCTTCTATCCACACAGCTATCCAAAATGTTTTCTATCTCCTCCTTCCCTAAAGTAATTGTTGGAACATTCCACTATGCTTATACTATTTgatcttcaatatttccttcatgATACTCTGTCAAATCTGAAATATTAAAGATATGTGAAATTTTAAGTCCACTTGGGTAACTTTACCTCATAAGCATTTCTTGAATCATGCTTTGTTAGGATTATGCATGGCCCAAATTTgttcatcttcaacttattatatgtTCCCATTGGAAACTTCTCTTTCCTTAAATGAACCATGACTTCTCCAATTTaaaattccttatatctccttttctAATCTACCTTAGCCTTGTACTAAACATTCATCTTATTAATAGGCTTTCTCACTTCTTCATGTAAAATGTTTAGGTGCTCTGTAAGGTCTTTAACTTCAACACTAATCTTTTCTCctttgtccatcttccttaattcTGAAGTATTTCTAGGACTACTTCAATGTACAATCTAGAATAGTGATTTAATAGTACTCCTATTGATataattattgtatgcaaactcttcCTATGGTAAAATCAAATGCCATCCCTTGGGTTTATCTCCTACTAAGAATCTTAGCAGGTTACCCAGAATCTATGGATGGTGTGttgatttaaaattgaaatttgtcttcaactttttccacAATGTCCTCCAAAAGTACCCAACAAACTTGGTGTCTTGATCTGAAACTATACTCTTTGGTAGACCATGTAGTCTAACCACCTATCTGAAAAATAACTTTGCCACATGAACAACATCATTAGTctttttacaaggaataaaatgtaccatcttcaagaatctatccatgACCacgaaaatggaatcatgtcctcTCAAAGTCcttggtaaaccaagaacaaaatctATACTAATATCCTCCCATGGCCTCTCTGGTACATGTAATGGTTGATATAGCTTTGTATTCTGGCTAGTGCATTTTGCCATCTAACATACTCTACATATTTGCACAAACTTCTTAAATTATTTCTGCAATTGTGGCCAATAATAATGCTCACTAATGAGAGCAATGGTCTTATCTCAACCAAAGTGTCCAACCAACTCTCCACTATGCTAGTTCTCCTTAATTAGGTTCTCTCTTATGGAACTTTTTGGAATGCATAACTAGCTTCCTccaaataacatcccatcttggatTATAAAATCCAACCACTTGGTATTGTCTTAAGTAACAGGCTCCATGCAAGCTCTCCAAGGCTCTCAAAAATTAGGATCTTCTAGATACAAACTCTTGAGTTCATGGAACCCAACAACTtcaatatgcatctctatcaatAAATTTTGCCTTCTACTCAAGGCAATTGCAAGTCTATTAGACTTTCCACTCTTGTGCTTCAAAAtgaaggtgtaactttgcaaaaacTTAACCCAATTTAaatgcctttgattcaactttccttggctattcaaatattgtaaagattGATGTTTAGTAAATTAAACAAACTCTTATGGAAAAACATAACGGCcactttttcaatgcttgaactatagcataaaactcttgagcataaacaaaatattttctcttggcatcattcaaattttcaatgAAATAAGAAATGGGTTTACCTTCCTGACCCATAAAAAATCCAATGACATTCCCACTAACATCATAATCTACTTGAAATACCCCGTTAAAATCTAGAAGTGCTAAAATTAGGTTTCTATGTAACGTTTCTTTTTAACAAATCAAAACTCTTTGTTTCTCATGTAGTCCACTTAAACTCTTTTTAATCCCCTCTCATTGTTTCAGTTAGGGGTCCACAAATACTACTAAAATTATTGATAATCTTTCTATAAAAACTAGCCAAACCATGAAAAAATATCACCTCAATAGCACTCCTTAGGGTAGCCCATTCAAGGATAGCCTTTACTTTTTGGGGGTTCATTTTAAGACTATTTATCGTAACAACAAATCCCAAGTACACTAATTCCTTCACAAAATTTTACTTCTTCAAATTAATCAATAACCTTTCTTCTCTTAATTTCTCAAAGACCCTACGAATATGCATTATATGCTCCTCCAATGTTTTACTGAAAATCATAATATCATctaagtaaacaataacaaacttacccaaaaattattctaatacctcattcatgagccaCATGAATGTGCTTAGTGTATTGGCTAGACCAAAAGGAATTACTAACCACTCATACAAGCCTCCTAAGTTGTTTTGaaggctgtcttccattcatctccttctctaaccaaatttggtgatatccactcttcagaTCTATCTTCGTGAAGTACTCAACTCCACTAAAACAATTCATAATGTCATCCATCCTTGGTAAGGGAAATCTATACTTGATAGTAATCTTATTGATGTCTTAGGATTCTGTACACAACTTCCATTCTCTATTTTTCTTCGATGCTAGTACTATTGGTACCACATGTGGACTCAAACTTTCTCGAATCAACTATTTCTATAGCAACTCTTGCACTTGTATGTTCAACTTTTCACTCTTTGTTGGAGTCACTCTATGGGTTTCCTTATTCAACAAACTGGTTCCAGTATTTAGATCCATTTGATGAATAATGTTTCTCATTGATGGTAAGACATTAGGCAAATTATCAAATACAATATCCTGGAACTCGTCAAACAAATCTGCAACTTCTAGAGGTATATCTTCTACTTCTACTTTGTTAATTTTaggaatgaaagaaaaacatagatGCTCACGCTTCATTCCATCTATAAATTTTCTTCCATCAACTAAACATATTCTAGCATTACTGCATACCTTTTCCTCTTTTTCCTTCAATGTCTTCAACTTGTGTTGAACTCCATCCTTTGTCAAAGAATAGATATTTGTGTACCCATCATGTACTGCATGCCGATCAAATTGCCATGGTATTCTCAACAACATATGACAAACATCCATAgacataatataacataataacTCATCATGATAGTTTCCAATCTTGAACTTTACCAGACATTGTTCATTGACCAAAGCCTTATGGTCCTTTTGCAACCAAGCAATCCAACAATGATTTGGGTACCTTCTTATTTGTAACTTTAATTTACTAACCATTTCCTCATAAATAAGGTTACTGGTACTACCACTATCTATAATGACATTGCAAACTTTACCATTACACTTACATCTTGTGTGAAACAAATTATTTCTTTAGGTTGGCTCCATCTCATCATTGACTATGGATCTTCTAGTAACAAGAACCTCTCATCTCTCTGCATCTTTAGAATGCGAACACTCAACATCTTTATATACATGTACAATTCATGTATTACCCTTAGGTCTTCTATTCATCCGTCCTTGATTTTGGGGATGCTCAGGCTCTATTTCCTTCGTCCCCacactggaaacatgttccacgaAAGCCTCCTCTTCCCAGTCCTTGTCCTCTTCCTCTTCATATTTCATCTCCATTATTTTGATTGCAAGGATGGTAGTAATTATTTTCCCTCCGATTTTGACTACTACTAGAGTCATCATTCTTCTTCTACTCTTCATTTTGGCCTCCATAAGATTGTCCACAAGTCTTTCCACCACAACctcttatgtttttctttctctcaAATATCCTATTTATCTTCTCTTCTaccttcaaagaaaattgatatgcatcttcaatGGTAGACATTCTTACCAAACTCAACTCTTTTTGAATACTCAGCTTCAACCCATTTATGTAACAAACAACTTTCTCCTTGTTGGCCTCATAATGGCCTCTTCTAATCAGGACTTGATAGAACTCTTCTATATACTCCTTGATAGATCTTCTGACTTGCTTCAACCCTTGAATCCTTTTCAATATATTAAGCTCACAGTCAATAGGAATGAATTTTCTCTTCAATTTTCCCACCATCCAATGCCAtcttgttattttttcttttcctcttctatttctCTCTAACTAAACTTTTTTCCACCAAATACTCGCATGACCCTTTCAAGATCACCCACTTCCTCATACTCAAAATATTCCTCCATATCATTGATCCATTTGATCAAATCTTCTAGATTAAGGTTTCCAGAATATGTGGAAACTTAAATCTTTGGCCTTTTTCCAATCTTAGACATGGGCCTTAAAAACCTAGCCTCATAAGGatctttggctacttcttgttcTCTTTCAAACTGGTCTTCTCCTTCCTATTTATCCTAACTTTCATCTCTTGCCCTAATAGTAGCTCCTCTGTGTAGCTCCTCTTGCAGTGTCTAAACTTGTCTATGAAGGGCTCTAAAACCCTCTTTTGTCAC is a genomic window of Cryptomeria japonica chromosome 7, Sugi_1.0, whole genome shotgun sequence containing:
- the LOC131856798 gene encoding uncharacterized protein LOC131856798 — its product is MEMKYEEEEDKDWEEEAFVEHVSSVGTKEIEPEHPQNQGRMNRRPKDSGSTSNLIYEEMVSKLKLQIRRYPNHCWIAWLQKDHKALVNEQCLVKFKIGNYHDELLCYIMSMDVCHMLLRIPWQFDRHAVHDGYTNIYSLTKDGVQHKLKTLKEKEEKVCSNARICLVDGRKFIDGMKREHLCFSFIPKINKVEVEDIPLEVADLFDEFQDIVFDNLPNVLPSMRNIIHQMDLNTGTSLLNKETHRVTPTKSEKLNIQVQELL